In the Thermococcus sp. MAR1 genome, one interval contains:
- a CDS encoding S8 family serine peptidase, translated as MNRKALSLLIVVVMLLAVIPAAYSGVAATELTRSLGNNINSLSEKISTKEITDKSSAVIPKSVIAEMIYAKALGKDSVPLIVQLRPGYSSEILETLGFEVRKDFGHFGLVAVSISPSNVDALYQASKYLKHVWVSRLYKLAPPAPRPNWFAGNVTLNMTEVQELANISTETTGAKDMWALGYDGRNVTVAVIDTGVDPGHPDLQWTTDGKPKIVDYVDLSYWDTISEQYGLPNKPVSGWFNTSTIVKAQGDTVIYKGRTFELPTDAISKSGNYHIGHVEEWGVELDGDFVNNPNHCPYTNDPLLESCYLNHHDPWAGAILVVDNQTAGVYDLVYVDTDDDGSFADEKPLRVYRTAPGPDNVGAWIWNETLGQKKDFVVSDIDPQGNWVVLGYDMGDHGTHVAGTIAANGFIKGVAPGAQLMVIKVGTDFGGYIPTESIIDAFLYAAFGPDGEPNTGDEADAISMSIGWTPIFQGWPLIEDDANVLDYVAELTGIPFSISAGNEGPEVNSIGSPADAFNAIAVGAYIEKERMDWLDQHMFNTPEYGAGFFSVACAGCNVTGDPISGFEMATDAVVGFSSRGPTDTGILKPEIVAPGDAIMSTMPLTMLGDYNPQGYYNAEPTIAYQYMQGTSMAAPHVGGALAILIGAYKEKYGVKPTADMLKLSLELGADDLGMPFADQGFGALNITSAWSLLDSFNGEIINEPIVYSGYYARNIGYKNLIFGDPALIDFATDWENGTFSDIGFALAPGYDFPIGAFWIKNNGDRNITLKFAGASLGAGDGITIFNDLAFFDIVTGDPVDPYNLTIPSHGFLWLGFTTPYYWGDTLPSGLNELILYWDDPDSPLPVDAITPITIVVPEDIGNGNIVKNVHVSKMDVPPTRIFFDIPEDVDLVGITINQTSGGDLWTGIYYPIASSFIYDAFRTTGPDYPCNCTYTPSNPTNCSNYGGPFEATSISKESVVSPVLIPGTWEIFPSTSMITAWPQTGFFPVLTDVDATFNITYYGITATPPGEEIPTVEYSSGTQEFNYTLVNKYYKIQGNISAVGVGPYNSTIEQIKEADFAYLDFTVPEGAVNAHFEIQYVNDSTADLDLYVIAPDGTVYSSATASANEVVDISDPVPGVYHVMVYWWVLNPASIEVPKIANFQIAQYAIVPGTLSTEQNTINLETGATTNITLMLNATENVLPGLNIGKLILTPDVPWLEGTVTTTILVKVGGSSFAVGLEKNQLELGKEAPTILVRDALTGVPVPGAEVYINGEYYGLTDENGKLKLELEPEMLSIGKHTVDVTVKREGYAELSKELTYTVVDAAPGKVLAPSDVEPFIAIGEGSVTDVNVDKTTITITADGPSGSVAYLVVTLPVDTQYINIAGTHVLSYYTTSGENAIYLIIKVKYASPVTITVEYKTARWIVSTWNYVWYMLYWRYDQKFDPLYQKAVELGVDNETLQEAMQYKQLADQYYEEAKKYITPGRENLAIAALPYIRKAYINILKAYSILEEAIEELEAQG; from the coding sequence ATGAATCGGAAGGCGTTGAGTCTTTTGATTGTGGTAGTAATGTTGTTGGCAGTAATCCCAGCGGCGTATTCAGGGGTTGCAGCAACAGAACTCACCAGGAGCCTTGGAAATAATATAAACTCCCTCTCTGAAAAAATATCAACTAAAGAAATAACAGATAAATCCTCGGCAGTGATTCCTAAGTCCGTTATTGCTGAGATGATATATGCCAAGGCTCTTGGAAAAGATTCTGTACCCCTAATCGTCCAATTGAGACCGGGATATTCATCAGAAATTCTTGAGACTCTAGGCTTTGAGGTTAGAAAAGACTTTGGTCACTTTGGCTTAGTAGCAGTTTCAATATCACCTTCCAACGTTGATGCGTTATATCAGGCTAGCAAATACCTCAAGCATGTGTGGGTTAGCAGACTTTACAAGTTAGCTCCTCCTGCACCACGTCCGAATTGGTTTGCAGGCAATGTTACCCTAAATATGACAGAAGTCCAAGAACTTGCCAACATTAGCACTGAAACCACAGGCGCAAAGGACATGTGGGCATTAGGTTATGACGGAAGGAATGTTACTGTGGCAGTTATAGATACTGGCGTTGATCCTGGGCATCCGGATCTTCAGTGGACGACCGATGGAAAACCTAAGATAGTTGATTACGTTGATCTTAGTTACTGGGACACAATATCAGAACAGTATGGGCTTCCAAACAAGCCCGTATCAGGATGGTTCAATACTTCCACGATAGTTAAAGCCCAAGGCGATACCGTCATATATAAGGGGAGAACCTTTGAGCTACCTACTGACGCAATCTCCAAGAGTGGAAATTACCACATTGGACATGTGGAGGAATGGGGCGTTGAGCTTGATGGAGACTTCGTTAATAACCCCAACCACTGTCCTTACACAAATGATCCCCTACTCGAGAGTTGTTACTTGAACCACCATGATCCTTGGGCAGGGGCCATTCTCGTAGTTGACAATCAAACCGCAGGAGTATATGACTTGGTTTATGTCGACACTGACGATGATGGAAGTTTTGCTGACGAAAAGCCATTAAGGGTGTACAGGACTGCGCCTGGTCCGGACAATGTTGGTGCTTGGATCTGGAATGAAACTCTGGGACAGAAGAAGGACTTTGTTGTCTCTGACATAGATCCACAGGGCAACTGGGTTGTCTTGGGTTATGACATGGGAGACCACGGAACCCACGTTGCTGGCACTATCGCGGCAAATGGCTTCATTAAAGGGGTTGCTCCAGGCGCTCAGCTTATGGTAATAAAGGTTGGAACAGACTTTGGAGGATACATACCAACAGAATCCATCATCGATGCGTTCCTCTATGCGGCGTTTGGTCCAGATGGCGAACCCAACACTGGAGATGAGGCTGACGCCATTAGTATGAGCATTGGATGGACGCCGATATTCCAGGGATGGCCACTTATTGAGGATGATGCAAATGTTTTGGACTATGTAGCGGAGCTTACGGGAATTCCTTTCTCAATCTCCGCTGGCAATGAGGGGCCTGAGGTTAACTCAATTGGAAGCCCTGCGGATGCATTTAATGCGATAGCCGTTGGAGCATACATTGAAAAAGAAAGGATGGACTGGCTTGACCAGCACATGTTCAACACCCCCGAATACGGAGCTGGGTTCTTCAGTGTCGCCTGTGCAGGTTGCAACGTTACTGGAGATCCAATATCGGGCTTTGAAATGGCTACTGATGCTGTAGTTGGTTTTAGTTCAAGGGGGCCAACTGACACGGGAATACTAAAACCTGAAATAGTGGCTCCTGGCGATGCAATAATGTCAACAATGCCGCTTACCATGCTTGGGGATTATAACCCACAGGGATATTACAATGCAGAACCTACAATTGCATACCAGTATATGCAGGGAACGAGCATGGCGGCTCCACACGTTGGTGGTGCTTTGGCAATACTGATTGGTGCTTACAAGGAGAAATACGGTGTTAAGCCGACTGCTGACATGCTCAAACTCTCCCTTGAGCTTGGAGCGGATGACCTAGGGATGCCCTTTGCGGATCAGGGATTCGGAGCATTGAACATAACCAGTGCGTGGAGCCTTCTTGATTCATTCAATGGAGAGATCATCAACGAGCCGATTGTCTACTCCGGATACTACGCCAGAAATATCGGCTACAAGAATTTGATCTTTGGAGACCCTGCACTCATAGATTTTGCAACGGATTGGGAAAACGGAACCTTCAGTGACATCGGCTTTGCCTTGGCCCCAGGTTATGACTTCCCAATTGGTGCATTCTGGATAAAGAATAATGGGGACAGGAATATTACCCTCAAGTTTGCGGGGGCTTCCCTCGGAGCGGGAGATGGAATCACGATATTCAATGATCTAGCATTCTTCGACATAGTGACTGGAGATCCAGTAGATCCATACAATCTGACTATACCTTCCCATGGTTTCCTCTGGCTCGGCTTCACAACTCCATACTACTGGGGAGACACACTGCCATCGGGACTCAATGAACTCATCCTCTACTGGGACGACCCGGATTCCCCACTTCCAGTTGACGCTATAACCCCGATAACAATAGTGGTTCCAGAGGACATTGGAAATGGAAACATAGTAAAAAACGTTCACGTTAGTAAAATGGACGTCCCGCCGACCAGAATCTTCTTTGACATTCCTGAGGACGTTGATCTGGTGGGGATCACAATAAACCAGACTTCTGGTGGTGACCTATGGACAGGCATATACTATCCAATAGCCAGTAGCTTTATCTATGATGCATTCAGAACTACTGGCCCGGATTATCCGTGCAACTGTACTTACACCCCAAGCAACCCCACTAACTGCTCTAACTACGGAGGTCCATTTGAAGCCACCAGCATCAGCAAAGAGAGTGTAGTTAGTCCAGTATTAATACCGGGAACTTGGGAGATATTCCCGAGTACTTCAATGATAACTGCTTGGCCGCAGACTGGGTTCTTCCCAGTTTTAACGGATGTAGACGCAACCTTTAACATTACATACTATGGCATTACAGCCACTCCGCCCGGTGAAGAGATTCCGACTGTAGAGTACTCTAGTGGGACTCAGGAATTCAATTACACGCTGGTTAACAAGTACTACAAAATCCAGGGCAATATATCGGCAGTTGGTGTCGGACCCTACAACTCGACTATTGAACAGATAAAGGAAGCTGACTTTGCGTATCTTGACTTTACCGTTCCAGAGGGTGCAGTAAACGCTCACTTCGAAATACAGTACGTGAATGATTCGACGGCAGATCTTGACCTCTACGTGATCGCACCCGATGGTACCGTGTACTCCTCAGCTACCGCTAGTGCCAATGAGGTAGTGGATATATCAGATCCAGTGCCTGGAGTTTACCACGTAATGGTTTACTGGTGGGTTCTGAACCCAGCAAGCATTGAAGTGCCAAAAATCGCAAACTTCCAGATTGCCCAGTATGCAATAGTTCCAGGTACCCTTAGTACCGAGCAAAACACGATCAACTTGGAGACTGGAGCAACAACCAACATAACCCTAATGCTCAATGCTACTGAAAACGTGCTACCAGGACTCAACATAGGAAAGCTTATACTGACTCCAGATGTGCCATGGCTAGAGGGTACTGTAACAACAACAATACTCGTCAAGGTCGGAGGTTCATCCTTTGCAGTAGGCCTCGAAAAGAATCAGCTTGAACTCGGAAAAGAGGCTCCGACAATACTCGTTAGAGATGCACTTACAGGGGTGCCTGTACCTGGTGCCGAAGTGTACATCAACGGTGAATACTACGGGCTTACGGATGAGAACGGAAAACTTAAACTTGAGCTTGAACCAGAAATGCTCAGCATAGGGAAGCATACGGTCGATGTAACTGTCAAGAGAGAAGGATACGCTGAACTCTCTAAGGAACTTACATACACCGTTGTTGACGCTGCTCCAGGTAAGGTGCTTGCTCCAAGTGACGTTGAACCATTCATAGCCATCGGGGAAGGTAGTGTAACCGATGTAAACGTGGACAAAACAACTATAACAATAACAGCAGATGGTCCAAGTGGAAGCGTTGCTTACTTGGTAGTCACATTGCCTGTGGACACCCAGTACATCAACAT